The following coding sequences are from one Rathayibacter sp. VKM Ac-2760 window:
- a CDS encoding response regulator transcription factor: MLPSARVLLVEDDDAIRSSVEAALRGERYTVRALPSGEDLARELADFAPDLVVLDWMLPGPSGIVLAERIRRSSDAAVIMLTARDAVDDRLRGFDEGVDDYVVKPFVLAELVARVTAVLRRRGRVPSIIEIGDLVVDPDSGRARRGGAPLDLTATEFRLLAFLAGSRGRTLTKTQILTQVWGYDHVDPNLVEVHLSSLRKKMEAHGDRLIHTVRGLGYRVEA; the protein is encoded by the coding sequence ATGCTCCCCTCCGCCCGCGTGCTCCTCGTCGAGGACGACGACGCCATCCGCTCCTCCGTCGAGGCCGCCCTCCGCGGCGAGCGCTACACGGTGCGCGCGCTGCCGAGCGGCGAGGACCTCGCCCGCGAGCTCGCCGACTTCGCGCCCGACCTCGTGGTGCTCGACTGGATGCTGCCCGGGCCGAGCGGCATCGTCCTCGCCGAGCGGATCCGCCGCTCCAGCGACGCCGCCGTGATCATGCTCACCGCCCGCGACGCCGTCGACGACCGCCTCCGCGGCTTCGACGAGGGCGTCGACGACTACGTGGTGAAGCCGTTCGTGCTCGCCGAGCTGGTCGCCCGCGTCACCGCGGTCCTCCGGCGGCGCGGCCGCGTCCCCTCGATCATCGAGATCGGCGACCTCGTCGTCGACCCCGATTCCGGCCGCGCCCGCCGCGGCGGCGCGCCCCTCGACCTCACCGCCACCGAGTTCCGCCTGCTGGCCTTCCTGGCCGGCAGCCGCGGCCGCACCCTGACCAAGACGCAGATCCTCACCCAGGTCTGGGGCTACGACCACGTCGACCCGAACCTGGTCGAGGTGCACCTCAGCTCGCTCCGCAAGAAGATGGAAGCGCACGGCGACCGGCTCATCCACACCGTCCGCGGTCTCGGCTACCGGGTGGAGGCATGA